In the genome of Halapricum salinum, one region contains:
- a CDS encoding histidine kinase N-terminal 7TM domain-containing protein has translation MVYRLGNTFTVLYVVFGLLSFGIAAVAARHRSKRTAISLAVMMAGTGIWAIADGLRIAAPTATHVLFWNKVAYVGIVTVPPAFFTFVLSLTNRERWLKRPYIVGMVVISGATLLIVLTNPANLWRAGETITLHTQPPVLEEHRGPLWYGWAAYVYGFATLMLYFLLQELVENGRSHTHRMQIGLVLIGSTFGAGIVLLFILDVVAFDPSAISFVPLGVAYAIAMFRYRLLDVTPIARDVVLANMNSGVLVLDREGTVVDANRRAKQILDDTSLQGQDLETIVPEDVDFEGLFEGTREIQTTVETTVDGDRRTFDVTFSPVYGSMDSYLGRVVIFTDVTDRRRQAERLKRKTERLRRQNERLDEFASTVSHDLRNPLQIVSASLELARSNEDFEEIERAQRSVDRMEAIIDDLLALAQASEDVEPDGCIDLEQLAIEARQHVPTDRGRVNVQSPLPSVEADPTRLQQVFENLIRNAFEHNDSAVSVTIGQLSGNPVSGIYVEDDGRGIPGAEHETVFEHGYSTSDDGTGFGLSIVRDVVEAHGWSVGVTDSEDGGARFEIRFE, from the coding sequence ATGGTGTATCGTCTCGGGAACACGTTCACGGTTCTCTACGTCGTCTTCGGGCTCCTGTCGTTCGGAATTGCCGCGGTCGCAGCGAGGCATCGGTCGAAACGGACGGCTATCTCGTTAGCAGTAATGATGGCTGGGACTGGAATCTGGGCGATCGCAGACGGGCTCCGGATCGCCGCGCCGACGGCCACCCACGTCCTCTTCTGGAACAAAGTGGCGTACGTCGGAATCGTCACCGTGCCACCGGCGTTTTTCACGTTCGTCCTCTCGCTGACCAACCGTGAGCGTTGGCTGAAACGCCCCTACATCGTCGGCATGGTCGTGATATCGGGAGCGACACTCCTGATCGTCCTCACGAATCCGGCCAACCTCTGGCGGGCTGGTGAGACCATCACACTACATACCCAACCACCTGTCCTCGAGGAACATCGCGGTCCGCTCTGGTACGGTTGGGCTGCCTACGTCTATGGGTTTGCCACGCTGATGCTGTACTTCCTCCTGCAGGAACTCGTAGAGAACGGCCGCTCACACACTCATCGGATGCAGATCGGGCTAGTACTGATCGGGTCGACGTTTGGGGCTGGCATCGTGCTCCTGTTCATCCTCGATGTGGTCGCGTTCGACCCGTCTGCGATCAGTTTCGTTCCACTCGGCGTCGCCTACGCCATCGCGATGTTCCGGTATCGGTTACTCGACGTCACGCCGATCGCTCGGGACGTCGTCCTCGCAAATATGAACAGCGGCGTGCTCGTTCTCGATCGGGAGGGGACTGTCGTCGACGCGAATCGGCGGGCCAAACAGATCCTCGACGACACGTCTCTCCAGGGCCAAGACCTAGAGACGATCGTGCCAGAGGACGTCGACTTCGAAGGGCTATTCGAAGGTACCCGAGAGATTCAGACGACGGTCGAAACCACCGTCGATGGTGACCGTCGCACGTTCGATGTGACGTTTTCACCGGTCTACGGGTCGATGGACAGCTATCTCGGCCGCGTCGTAATATTCACTGACGTCACCGATCGACGACGCCAGGCGGAACGACTCAAACGGAAGACAGAACGATTGCGGAGGCAGAACGAACGCCTCGACGAGTTCGCCTCGACAGTCAGTCACGACCTTCGAAACCCGTTACAGATCGTCAGTGCATCGCTCGAACTGGCTCGATCGAACGAGGACTTCGAAGAGATCGAGCGAGCCCAGCGGTCGGTCGATCGAATGGAAGCGATCATCGACGACCTGCTGGCCCTCGCACAGGCGAGTGAGGACGTCGAACCCGACGGCTGTATCGACCTCGAACAACTCGCGATCGAAGCACGCCAGCACGTCCCGACAGACAGGGGGCGTGTGAACGTCCAATCGCCGCTGCCGAGCGTCGAAGCCGATCCGACCAGGCTGCAGCAAGTGTTCGAAAATCTGATTCGGAACGCCTTCGAGCACAACGACTCGGCTGTGTCCGTCACGATCGGCCAACTCAGTGGCAATCCAGTCTCGGGAATATACGTCGAAGACGACGGGCGTGGGATTCCGGGAGCCGAGCACGAGACGGTCTTCGAACACGGCTACTCGACGAGTGACGACGGGACGGGATTCGGACTCTCGATCGTCCGGGACGTCGTAGAGGCTCACGGCTGGTCGGTCGGCGTGACCGACTCCGAGGACGGTGGCGCCCGCTTCGAAATCCGGTTCGAGTGA
- a CDS encoding ABC transporter ATP-binding protein — MAVLEISNLHAEVAEEGGETILEGVDLEVESGEIHALMGPNGSGKSTTAKVIAGHPAYEVTGGEVLIHLEDGDFGEDFEIPADKRTWNLLDLEPNERAALGVFLGFQYPAEIEGVTMVNFLRTALNAKLEERDELFEDEDEAEAESEDTNEDAAGYDTSPMEGPADEGEVSVAEFQQLLQEKMEQLDMDESFANRYLNAGFSGGEKKQNEVLQAAILEPSIAVLDEIDSGLDIDRLQDVSKGINALRDEQGTGILQITHYQRILDYVEPDHVHVMLDGQIAKSGGPELAEKLEDEGYDWVREDVFEAA; from the coding sequence ATGGCAGTGCTCGAAATTTCCAATCTCCACGCAGAGGTAGCTGAAGAGGGCGGCGAGACGATTCTCGAAGGGGTCGACCTCGAAGTCGAGTCCGGCGAGATCCACGCCCTGATGGGACCGAACGGTAGCGGGAAGTCGACGACGGCGAAAGTTATCGCTGGCCATCCCGCCTACGAAGTGACAGGTGGCGAGGTCCTGATCCACCTCGAAGACGGCGACTTCGGTGAGGACTTCGAGATTCCCGCGGACAAGCGGACCTGGAATCTCCTGGACCTCGAACCGAACGAGCGGGCCGCGCTCGGTGTCTTCCTCGGTTTCCAGTACCCCGCCGAAATCGAAGGCGTCACGATGGTGAACTTCCTCCGCACGGCGCTGAACGCCAAGCTCGAAGAGCGCGACGAACTGTTCGAAGACGAAGACGAGGCGGAAGCCGAATCCGAGGACACCAACGAGGACGCAGCGGGCTACGACACCTCGCCGATGGAAGGTCCCGCCGACGAGGGCGAGGTCAGCGTCGCCGAGTTCCAGCAGCTCCTCCAGGAGAAGATGGAGCAGCTCGACATGGACGAGTCCTTCGCGAACCGCTATCTCAACGCCGGCTTCTCCGGCGGGGAGAAAAAGCAGAACGAGGTCCTCCAGGCCGCAATCCTCGAACCGTCGATCGCCGTGCTCGACGAGATCGACTCCGGGCTGGACATCGACCGACTCCAGGACGTCTCGAAGGGGATCAATGCACTCCGGGACGAGCAGGGGACCGGCATCCTCCAGATCACGCACTACCAGCGCATCCTCGACTACGTCGAGCCGGACCACGTCCACGTCATGCTCGACGGCCAGATCGCCAAGAGTGGCGGTCCCGAACTCGCCGAAAAGCTCGAGGACGAGGGCTACGACTGGGTTCGCGAGGACGTCTTCGAGGCAGCGTAA
- the sufB gene encoding Fe-S cluster assembly protein SufB, with the protein MSSEDLKDTDTEARFEFKKEEKSAFETEKGLTEETVRLISEDKDEPEWMLERRLRALQQWQEMPMPTDWPGQPDLSEVDIDEIVPYIRPDIETRGGAESWEDLPEEIQDTFDKLGIPEAEKNALSGVGAQYESEIVYQNMQERWEEKGVIFCDMDKAVQEHEEIVKEHFMTKCVPPSDNKFAALHGAIWSGGSFVYVPEDTTVNMPVQAYFRMNSEGMGQFEHTLIIAEENSEVHYIEGCSAPKYSAFNLHSGGVEVFVGENAHVQYSTVQNWSKNTYNLNTKRAIVEADGTMEWVSGSMGSKATMLYPATILKGPGATDNHITIAFAGEGQNIDTGAKVYHNAPDTKSTIESKSISKDGGRTNYRGLVHISDGAEDSKTNVECDALMFDNESTSDTMPYMEIQENKVDVAHEATVGKIGDEDVFYLQSRGLDDDDAKQMIVAGFIEPITEELPIEYAVELNRLIELEMEGSLG; encoded by the coding sequence ATGAGTTCAGAAGACCTCAAAGATACCGACACTGAAGCCCGCTTCGAGTTCAAGAAGGAAGAGAAGTCCGCCTTCGAGACCGAGAAGGGCCTCACAGAAGAGACCGTCCGCCTCATCTCCGAGGACAAGGACGAACCAGAGTGGATGCTCGAGCGCCGTCTCCGTGCCCTGCAGCAGTGGCAGGAGATGCCGATGCCGACCGACTGGCCCGGCCAGCCCGACCTCTCGGAGGTCGACATCGACGAGATCGTTCCGTACATCCGACCCGACATCGAGACCCGCGGTGGCGCCGAGTCCTGGGAAGACCTCCCCGAGGAGATCCAGGACACCTTCGACAAACTGGGCATCCCGGAGGCCGAGAAGAACGCCCTCTCGGGCGTCGGCGCCCAGTACGAGTCCGAGATCGTCTATCAGAACATGCAGGAGCGCTGGGAGGAGAAAGGCGTCATCTTCTGTGACATGGACAAGGCCGTCCAGGAACACGAAGAGATCGTCAAAGAGCACTTCATGACGAAGTGTGTGCCACCGAGCGACAACAAGTTCGCCGCACTCCACGGTGCCATCTGGTCCGGCGGGTCGTTCGTCTACGTCCCCGAGGACACGACTGTCAACATGCCCGTCCAGGCGTACTTCCGGATGAACTCCGAGGGGATGGGCCAGTTCGAGCACACGCTCATCATCGCCGAGGAGAACTCCGAAGTCCACTACATCGAGGGCTGTTCCGCGCCGAAGTACTCGGCGTTCAACCTCCACAGCGGTGGCGTCGAAGTCTTCGTCGGCGAGAACGCCCACGTCCAGTACTCGACGGTGCAGAACTGGTCGAAGAACACCTACAACCTCAACACCAAGCGCGCCATCGTCGAGGCAGACGGCACGATGGAGTGGGTCTCCGGATCGATGGGCTCGAAGGCCACGATGCTGTACCCGGCCACGATCCTCAAGGGCCCCGGCGCGACGGACAACCACATCACCATCGCCTTCGCGGGCGAGGGCCAGAACATCGACACCGGCGCGAAGGTCTACCACAACGCGCCCGACACGAAGTCGACCATCGAGTCCAAGTCCATCTCCAAGGACGGCGGCCGCACGAACTACCGCGGGCTCGTCCACATCTCCGACGGCGCGGAGGATTCGAAGACCAACGTCGAGTGTGACGCGCTCATGTTCGACAACGAGTCCACCTCCGACACGATGCCGTACATGGAGATCCAGGAGAACAAGGTCGACGTCGCTCACGAAGCGACCGTCGGCAAGATCGGCGACGAGGACGTCTTCTACCTCCAGAGCCGCGGCCTGGACGACGACGACGCCAAGCAGATGATCGTCGCCGGCTTCATCGAGCCGATCACCGAGGAACTGCCCATCGAATACGCGGTCGAACTGAACCGTCTCATCGAACTGGAGATGGAGGGTTCGCTCGGGTAA
- the sufD gene encoding Fe-S cluster assembly protein SufD, which produces MSTQVHANLTAEQVRTISEDLGEPEWLLETRLEALEALETLDMPKVIRTPGRDWTNLDALEYERIVDPLDRSQEKDRVEAEGVDVLEWSEALAEHGDLIEEKFGSVVDPQRNYLTALSTALFSAGTVIYVPEGVDAEDVKIRTRMNSQSLFNYTLVIAEESSSVTILERQSNGDDVEGKQYYSGVVEVDAGENAHVQYGALQNLSEETYNFSVKRGHADTYATVDWIEGNIGSRLTKTSVETRLLGDSSESQIVGAFFGHNDQHFDLNSRVWHEAEHTVADLVTRGVLDDKARSVYEGVQDVGREAWDTSSYQRENTLMLSDESEADASPKLIINNHDTEASHSATVGQVDQQDLFYMTSRGVDEERAKNMLVEGFFVPVLEEVAVDELREDMDDMIVQRLTT; this is translated from the coding sequence ATGAGTACGCAGGTACACGCCAATCTCACAGCAGAGCAGGTACGGACGATCAGCGAGGACCTCGGCGAGCCCGAGTGGCTCCTCGAAACACGTCTCGAGGCGCTCGAGGCGCTCGAAACGCTCGACATGCCGAAGGTCATCCGGACGCCAGGCCGCGACTGGACGAACCTCGACGCCCTGGAGTACGAGCGGATCGTCGATCCGCTCGACCGAAGCCAGGAAAAGGATCGCGTCGAAGCCGAGGGCGTCGACGTGCTGGAGTGGTCCGAGGCGCTCGCCGAGCACGGCGATCTGATCGAAGAGAAATTCGGCAGCGTCGTCGACCCCCAGCGCAACTACCTCACCGCGCTCTCGACTGCGCTGTTCAGCGCCGGCACGGTCATCTACGTCCCCGAGGGCGTCGACGCAGAAGACGTCAAGATCCGGACGCGGATGAACAGCCAGTCGCTGTTCAATTACACGCTCGTGATCGCCGAGGAATCGTCCTCGGTCACGATCCTCGAACGACAATCCAACGGCGACGACGTCGAGGGCAAGCAGTACTACTCCGGCGTCGTCGAGGTCGACGCTGGCGAAAACGCCCACGTCCAGTACGGAGCGCTCCAAAACCTGAGCGAGGAGACGTACAACTTCTCGGTCAAGCGCGGCCACGCCGATACCTACGCGACCGTGGACTGGATCGAGGGCAACATCGGCTCTCGACTCACGAAGACCAGCGTCGAAACGCGACTCCTGGGTGACTCCTCGGAATCGCAGATCGTCGGCGCGTTCTTCGGGCACAACGACCAGCACTTCGACCTCAACAGCCGGGTCTGGCACGAGGCCGAACACACCGTCGCCGACCTCGTGACTCGCGGTGTGCTCGACGACAAGGCTCGCTCGGTCTACGAGGGCGTTCAGGACGTCGGCCGCGAGGCCTGGGACACCTCTTCGTACCAGCGTGAGAACACCCTGATGCTCTCCGACGAGAGCGAGGCCGACGCCTCCCCGAAACTCATCATCAACAACCACGACACCGAGGCCAGCCACTCCGCGACGGTGGGTCAGGTCGACCAGCAAGACCTGTTCTACATGACTTCCCGCGGTGTCGACGAGGAGCGCGCGAAGAACATGCTCGTCGAGGGTTTCTTCGTACCAGTCCTCGAAGAGGTCGCCGTCGACGAACTCCGCGAAGATATGGACGACATGATCGTTCAGCGGCTGACTACGTAG
- a CDS encoding carbohydrate-binding module family 20 domain-containing protein encodes MPKTSRREFVTGGCAAIAGAGILGSTGTVAASDTQALTIYASDVTQVGEAAYITGDIEALGNWETAYKMYPQSSYWKHETELPVGTEYKIVKDEWVDGVEVSTDGVTWETGENHVVEDGQTIANLYPDF; translated from the coding sequence ATGCCAAAGACATCACGACGCGAGTTCGTCACGGGTGGTTGTGCAGCGATCGCAGGTGCGGGGATTCTCGGGTCGACAGGTACAGTGGCGGCGTCAGACACGCAGGCGCTGACGATCTACGCCAGCGACGTGACCCAGGTCGGCGAGGCGGCCTACATCACCGGTGATATCGAGGCGCTGGGCAACTGGGAGACGGCCTACAAGATGTACCCGCAGAGTTCCTACTGGAAGCACGAGACCGAACTCCCGGTCGGGACCGAGTACAAGATCGTCAAAGACGAGTGGGTCGACGGCGTCGAGGTCTCCACCGATGGCGTCACCTGGGAGACTGGCGAGAATCACGTCGTCGAAGACGGCCAGACGATCGCGAACCTCTATCCCGACTTCTAG
- a CDS encoding metal-dependent transcriptional regulator encodes MNTADQYLKAIYLVQQLEDGPASTGKIADRLDVSPASANEMVGKLESQDLLEHEKYKGVDLTDDGIRQARAALQNYCIIERFLLQVLEVENFREEARTLESVIDETVAERLDTIIDRESDCPDCFDAEGDVCERLETEIEAMD; translated from the coding sequence ATGAACACCGCAGATCAATATCTCAAGGCAATCTATCTGGTGCAGCAACTCGAAGACGGCCCGGCCTCGACCGGAAAAATCGCTGACCGGCTGGACGTCAGCCCGGCCAGTGCCAACGAGATGGTCGGCAAGCTCGAATCCCAGGACCTCCTCGAACACGAGAAGTACAAAGGAGTCGACCTCACCGACGATGGGATTCGTCAGGCCAGAGCAGCCTTGCAAAATTACTGTATCATCGAGCGATTCCTCCTCCAGGTGCTGGAAGTCGAGAACTTCCGTGAGGAAGCACGCACGCTCGAAAGCGTCATCGACGAGACTGTCGCCGAGCGACTCGACACGATCATCGACCGAGAATCCGACTGCCCGGATTGCTTCGACGCCGAGGGCGACGTCTGCGAACGTCTCGAAACCGAGATCGAAGCGATGGACTGA
- a CDS encoding outer membrane protein assembly factor BamB family protein, with protein sequence MIRSKYGAGGFGADGYGTATSNFFWSTTDDERFQYAAIASDSDAVYAAGLGTAVAAVNKLSGSPTWRFDRQGSLVDSTPTIDTERLYVGSGSGTVYALGLDDGAPEWTADIDSAVASSPTVASGTVFVGTNDGQICAIDATSGAEIWSAVVGASVYSAPATDGATVYVTAADGTVAALSVSDGDEIWSVAVTADTLRANPIVTTAGVVVAGSDLQLLDTETGDALWTLTAAGSGETTPLVADGTIYATDESGILRAVAVDSGQADWTLTLGSTVHATPLLNDGILYVGTDDGDLVAIDPETGTETDRWQLGGRIMTPTVVGSTIYAPTWGGSIRVVAV encoded by the coding sequence TTGATACGTAGCAAATACGGGGCAGGTGGTTTTGGCGCAGATGGATATGGTACAGCGACCTCGAATTTCTTCTGGTCGACGACCGATGACGAACGCTTCCAGTACGCCGCGATCGCCAGCGATAGCGACGCCGTTTACGCCGCTGGTCTCGGGACGGCTGTCGCAGCCGTAAATAAACTTTCCGGATCACCTACGTGGCGATTCGACCGCCAGGGGAGCCTGGTCGACTCGACACCCACGATAGACACCGAGCGGCTGTACGTCGGCAGCGGAAGTGGGACCGTCTACGCCCTCGGACTCGACGATGGGGCGCCGGAGTGGACCGCCGATATCGACAGTGCGGTCGCATCCTCGCCCACGGTCGCTTCGGGGACGGTCTTCGTCGGCACGAACGACGGACAGATATGTGCGATCGACGCCACGTCGGGAGCCGAAATCTGGAGCGCCGTTGTCGGCGCGAGCGTCTACTCCGCACCGGCTACAGATGGAGCAACCGTCTACGTTACTGCGGCGGACGGGACAGTCGCCGCACTGTCAGTTTCGGACGGCGACGAGATCTGGAGCGTGGCTGTGACTGCAGACACTCTGCGGGCCAATCCAATAGTGACGACTGCCGGTGTCGTCGTTGCTGGCAGCGATCTCCAGTTGCTCGATACCGAGACTGGTGACGCGCTCTGGACGCTCACAGCCGCCGGCTCCGGCGAGACGACACCGCTGGTCGCAGACGGAACGATCTATGCGACTGACGAGTCAGGGATTCTCAGAGCGGTCGCGGTGGATTCGGGACAGGCAGACTGGACACTCACACTCGGTTCGACTGTCCACGCGACACCCTTGCTCAACGATGGCATTCTCTATGTCGGTACTGACGATGGTGATCTCGTCGCGATCGATCCCGAGACTGGAACCGAGACGGATCGCTGGCAACTCGGTGGCCGTATCATGACACCCACGGTGGTCGGGTCGACGATCTACGCCCCGACTTGGGGCGGGAGCATCAGAGTCGTAGCGGTATAA
- a CDS encoding acetoacetate decarboxylase family protein, protein MTQKETISTGHTFELPAKLSASIVGAVFPADSGDVAALLPTGLEPIRATRTQAAVTVLAVSYDRVGDDTIDPYDEVGVLLPAVETGTRTWPYLSALRRGVSGYVYTLPVSTEQARAFGVDIWGYPKLVADIDLRDEGKTRHATVTADSRHVLSFEARRPPTVPAKLSGYNYTVKHDQLLREETRLSGRAGIWPRHRATLRFGAHPVGQHLAAVEIDDRPLYTVAASCDFKISAGSEARSQTLDDDEIQHS, encoded by the coding sequence ATGACGCAAAAGGAAACGATTTCGACCGGCCACACGTTCGAGCTACCGGCCAAACTGTCAGCCTCGATCGTCGGTGCTGTCTTTCCCGCAGATAGCGGTGATGTCGCTGCACTTCTACCCACCGGGCTGGAGCCGATCCGGGCGACACGGACGCAAGCGGCGGTGACAGTGCTGGCCGTCAGCTACGACCGCGTCGGTGACGACACGATCGATCCGTATGACGAAGTCGGTGTCCTTCTTCCAGCAGTCGAGACAGGGACGCGAACGTGGCCCTATCTCTCCGCGCTACGACGTGGCGTCAGTGGCTACGTCTACACGCTCCCGGTTTCGACCGAACAAGCACGCGCGTTCGGCGTCGATATCTGGGGATATCCGAAACTCGTCGCCGATATCGACCTCAGAGACGAAGGTAAAACACGACACGCGACAGTCACTGCCGATAGCCGGCACGTGCTGTCGTTCGAAGCGCGACGCCCACCGACAGTACCGGCCAAGCTGTCCGGCTATAACTACACTGTTAAGCACGACCAGCTCCTTCGAGAGGAGACGCGATTGTCCGGCCGTGCCGGAATCTGGCCCAGACACCGCGCAACCCTGCGATTCGGCGCGCATCCTGTTGGCCAACACCTCGCCGCCGTCGAAATCGACGATCGACCGCTGTACACCGTCGCCGCCAGCTGCGACTTTAAAATCAGTGCTGGCTCCGAAGCGCGTTCTCAGACCCTTGATGACGATGAGATACAACACAGTTAG
- a CDS encoding SDR family oxidoreductase, which produces MKTVLVTGAGSGIGRATAELLATNGWHVYATDSNADALQTVSGCVTETMDVTNPDEIERLRAQIADEVGGLDCVVANAGIAQLGPVADISPENLEEQFNVNVHGVHRTVRSMLPLLTERDGIVIIVSSTHGRVTTPGMGAYAASKHAIEALAETLRMEVTDLGVDVAVIEPAWVTTDFSDTAQQRLENTDRDERFADVYDAMAEGTLVGGRGPLAVTPDRVAAQIHDIATTDNPGLRHPVGWPAKLILATRWLPQPLQSLGQRSAIKICALLHRLRGRDR; this is translated from the coding sequence ATGAAGACGGTGCTCGTGACTGGTGCTGGCTCAGGGATTGGGCGAGCCACCGCCGAGTTGTTGGCCACCAATGGATGGCACGTCTACGCCACCGACAGCAACGCTGACGCGCTCCAAACTGTTTCCGGCTGTGTCACAGAGACAATGGACGTCACCAATCCGGACGAAATCGAGCGCCTTCGGGCACAGATTGCCGACGAAGTCGGCGGGCTGGATTGCGTGGTCGCCAACGCGGGGATCGCCCAACTTGGCCCAGTCGCCGACATCTCGCCCGAGAATCTCGAAGAGCAGTTCAACGTCAACGTCCATGGCGTCCACCGAACCGTGCGGTCGATGCTCCCACTGCTGACAGAGCGCGACGGGATTGTAATCATCGTGTCCAGCACCCACGGTCGCGTCACGACACCGGGCATGGGCGCGTACGCTGCCTCGAAACACGCTATCGAAGCCTTAGCCGAAACACTTCGTATGGAGGTCACCGATCTCGGCGTCGATGTAGCCGTGATCGAACCCGCCTGGGTCACCACTGATTTCTCCGATACAGCCCAGCAACGACTCGAAAACACAGACCGCGACGAGCGCTTTGCGGACGTCTACGACGCGATGGCTGAAGGAACACTCGTAGGCGGTCGCGGGCCACTGGCAGTGACGCCAGATCGGGTCGCAGCTCAGATCCACGATATCGCGACCACCGACAATCCTGGGCTGCGCCACCCGGTCGGCTGGCCAGCCAAGCTGATTCTCGCGACCCGGTGGCTCCCCCAACCACTCCAGTCTCTCGGCCAGCGATCAGCCATCAAAATATGCGCCTTACTACACCGACTGCGAGGGCGTGATCGATGA
- a CDS encoding TorD/DmsD family molecular chaperone encodes MNTTSTNDNEKQLAAGYAVLARCWREPDADLVAAIETGDLDEVATDIDTVSLDALRIEYTRLFVGPAEPPCPPYESVYRDEGGQVLGPMTRAVVTWYRSYDLEPDVEVPELPDHIGTELEFLGCLYRENETEAAKQFLEEHPREWIGQFLNEVREATDEPFYAALADTTERVIEPLESTTPP; translated from the coding sequence ATGAACACAACGAGCACCAACGACAACGAGAAACAGTTGGCTGCCGGCTACGCAGTACTGGCGCGCTGCTGGCGCGAACCCGATGCCGACCTTGTCGCGGCGATCGAAACCGGCGACCTTGATGAGGTCGCGACTGACATTGACACGGTCTCGCTCGATGCACTCCGGATCGAATACACACGGTTGTTTGTCGGTCCCGCGGAACCACCATGTCCACCCTACGAAAGCGTCTATCGCGACGAAGGCGGCCAAGTTCTCGGCCCGATGACTAGAGCTGTGGTAACCTGGTACCGGAGCTACGACCTAGAGCCAGATGTCGAAGTTCCGGAACTCCCAGATCACATCGGGACTGAACTGGAGTTTCTCGGCTGTCTCTATCGAGAAAACGAGACTGAGGCCGCAAAGCAGTTCCTCGAAGAACATCCCCGGGAATGGATTGGTCAGTTCCTCAACGAAGTACGCGAAGCCACCGACGAGCCGTTCTACGCCGCGCTGGCTGACACAACGGAACGCGTGATTGAGCCGCTGGAATCAACTACCCCACCCTAA
- the nrfD gene encoding NrfD/PsrC family molybdoenzyme membrane anchor subunit — MSSETYDSTSSGFGTPGKVWLGTLVVLVAAGLLAWAYQLSEGLIVTGMNNVFSWGLYIMLFVFFVGLSAGGLIISSVPKFFHSDRYDSFATLGVLLSFASIVVAGLLILPDLGRPLRAVGFLLSPDFRSPMVWDFGIVLVYGLFSAVYLWLLTRRDLAARGSRLAFGVEDTEAGRERDKKLSFWAAAVAIPLAVALHSITGWIFALQIGRGDWFSPLVAPMFIMKALVSGLALLLVVAILADRYTSFELPRSQVTELAKVLGIFVAVHIVYLLAAERLPHAWADSFGFWSITSGFLVGDSIYFWLWTLVGGVIPLALLAVPSLRRRLWAVFTASVFAIVGILFEGVNLIFTGYDQLNIDAAPGVTTGTDYAGFGSDVWATTGSYTPTIVELLISLGLVALGALIVTLGVKYLPMQPSESLSRTSRETPEATGAVADGGTGTDDATESTQ; from the coding sequence ATGAGCAGCGAAACCTATGATTCGACGTCCAGCGGGTTCGGTACGCCTGGAAAAGTCTGGCTCGGCACGCTTGTCGTTCTAGTTGCAGCCGGACTGCTCGCCTGGGCCTACCAGCTCAGCGAGGGCCTTATTGTCACCGGGATGAACAACGTGTTCTCCTGGGGGCTGTACATCATGCTGTTCGTGTTCTTCGTCGGCCTCTCGGCGGGCGGACTGATCATCTCCAGCGTGCCCAAGTTCTTCCACAGCGATCGCTACGACTCCTTCGCGACGCTAGGTGTGTTGCTCAGCTTCGCGAGTATCGTCGTTGCAGGGCTGCTGATCCTACCCGACCTCGGTCGGCCATTACGAGCGGTAGGCTTCCTCCTCTCGCCGGACTTCCGGTCACCGATGGTCTGGGACTTCGGGATCGTCCTCGTATACGGGTTGTTCAGCGCGGTCTACCTCTGGCTGCTGACCCGGCGCGATCTGGCCGCCCGCGGCTCGCGACTGGCCTTCGGTGTCGAGGACACCGAGGCCGGCCGCGAGCGCGACAAGAAGCTGAGCTTCTGGGCGGCTGCGGTCGCGATCCCGCTGGCGGTCGCGCTGCACTCGATCACCGGTTGGATCTTCGCGCTGCAGATCGGTCGCGGTGACTGGTTCAGCCCGCTGGTCGCGCCGATGTTCATCATGAAGGCGCTGGTCTCCGGGCTGGCGCTGTTGCTCGTCGTCGCGATTCTCGCAGATAGGTACACGAGCTTCGAATTGCCGAGATCCCAGGTCACTGAGCTCGCGAAGGTACTCGGGATCTTCGTCGCGGTCCACATCGTCTACCTGCTGGCGGCCGAGCGCCTCCCGCACGCCTGGGCAGACAGCTTCGGGTTCTGGTCGATCACCAGCGGCTTCCTCGTTGGCGACTCGATCTACTTTTGGCTGTGGACACTCGTCGGCGGAGTAATTCCGCTCGCACTGCTAGCTGTACCGTCGCTTCGTCGAAGGCTATGGGCAGTATTCACCGCGAGCGTGTTCGCCATCGTCGGCATCCTCTTCGAGGGTGTAAATCTCATCTTCACCGGCTACGATCAACTCAATATCGATGCAGCACCCGGTGTCACGACCGGGACTGATTACGCCGGATTCGGCTCGGATGTCTGGGCGACAACAGGCTCGTACACCCCGACTATCGTCGAGTTACTGATCTCGCTCGGGCTGGTCGCGCTGGGTGCGTTGATCGTGACGCTCGGTGTGAAATACCTACCGATGCAGCCCAGTGAGTCCCTGTCGCGGACGTCCAGAGAAACACCTGAAGCGACCGGAGCTGTGGCTGACGGTGGGACAGGAACAGACGATGCGACGGAGTCAACTCAATGA